GGGCATTTGCCTGAGAGGTATTTGTAAGACTGTCCTCAACCAGAAGCAGTGTTAATCGCATCGCCTCGGAACAAAGATCCTTCCGTATAAACTTGTCTTCATTTTGCGAAAAATATCCTTCATTAAATAGCAGGTATAGTGTTTTTAAAACAATGTCCAGTCTTTCATTGATGGCGTCCTTACTCAATTTTCTTAGCTGGAGGTCACCAGTACGGAAATTATCCCTTGCCCGTTGCAAACGTTTTTTTATTGTTTCATGCTTGGTTAGGAAAGCATTAGCAATTTCATCCACGCTAAAGCCACAAAGGATCTGCAATGCAAGGCATATCTGTGCCGATGGCGGATTTATGGGATTACATACCACGAAGATCATGGACAACAAGCTGTCGGCAATTACCTCTTCTGTAAATTCAAATTCCTCTTCCGATACGGCTTCCTTAGGTTTTATCTCATCCTGTATGCGTGTTTCAAAAAGCTGATGCCGTTTCAGGTAGTCTTTGGCCTTGTTTTTAGCAACCGTATAAAGCCATGCTTGCGGATTGTCCGGAACGCAATATAATGACCAGTGTTCGATTGCTTTCAGGAATGTATCGCTGGCAATATCTTCGGCGATCTCAATATGCTGTAATCCGAAACGGCTGCTCAGTACAGCAGTCAGCTTCACATATTCCTGCCGGAATAGGTGAGGTATCAAGGTGTTGATAT
This Chitinophaga sancti DNA region includes the following protein-coding sequences:
- a CDS encoding RNA polymerase sigma factor translates to MKLTAVLSSRFGLQHIEIAEDIASDTFLKAIEHWSLYCVPDNPQAWLYTVAKNKAKDYLKRHQLFETRIQDEIKPKEAVSEEEFEFTEEVIADSLLSMIFVVCNPINPPSAQICLALQILCGFSVDEIANAFLTKHETIKKRLQRARDNFRTGDLQLRKLSKDAINERLDIVLKTLYLLFNEGYFSQNEDKFIRKDLCSEAMRLTLLLVEDSLTNTSQANALLALMCFQSSRLQARMNENGEAILFEEQDQSLWDEYLINKGNYYLMSAFGKSEISKYHLEASIAYWHSTQHEKKWQHILQLYNRLLVMEYSPVAALNRAFAFAKVYGNKMAIEEVAKLNLSNNSYYHGLMGYLYSGINHEQALFHYGQALQFTKSAVEKKVLTSKIDKLKK